One Herbaspirillum rubrisubalbicans genomic window carries:
- a CDS encoding phage baseplate assembly protein V: MMDILALIREATADFKAKINLMLGRGIVSKANDGGAIQLIRGKLMDGEDYDQMERVQQYGLTSVPKPGAEFLSTFIGGNRDHSVIVAVDDRRYRLRGLKDGEVAIYDDQGQKVYLTRAGIVIDGGGKPITIQNTPEVDMNTPIVKMAGDLKVTGSISADGDISDHGNKKMSDMRAIYNGHDHANPEGGRVGKDQVKM, encoded by the coding sequence ATGATGGACATCTTGGCATTAATCAGAGAAGCGACCGCTGACTTCAAGGCAAAGATCAACCTCATGCTGGGCCGGGGCATCGTCAGCAAGGCCAACGATGGCGGCGCGATTCAGCTCATTCGCGGCAAGCTGATGGATGGTGAGGACTACGACCAGATGGAGCGCGTGCAGCAGTATGGCCTTACCTCGGTACCGAAGCCTGGCGCGGAGTTCCTCTCGACCTTCATTGGCGGTAACCGGGACCACTCGGTGATCGTGGCGGTGGATGACCGGCGGTATCGCTTGCGTGGCCTGAAGGACGGTGAGGTGGCGATTTACGACGACCAGGGTCAGAAGGTATACCTCACCCGCGCCGGCATCGTGATCGATGGTGGTGGGAAGCCGATCACGATCCAGAACACGCCCGAGGTCGATATGAATACGCCGATAGTCAAGATGGCCGGTGACCTCAAGGTGACCGGCAGCATCTCTGCAGACGGCGATATCAGCGATCACGGGAACAAGAAGATGTCGGATATGCGCGCCATTTATAACGGCCACGATCACGCCAATCCGGAAGGCGGCCGCGTCGGAAAGGACCAGGTGAAGATGTAA
- a CDS encoding glycoside hydrolase family 19 protein, whose product MILTLAQLQRIMPASTRASFFLEPLNAAMQEFGIDTRLRMAAFLSQVGHESGQFHFMEELASGAAYDNRADLGNTNPEAIRIAAAHGSTPGRFWKGHGPIQITGYHNHLAAMLALHVDCVEQPRLLCEPVHGCRAAGWFWSVNGLAKWADAGDIDGVSDLVNRGKKTVAIGDANGFAERKAIYERALEVIP is encoded by the coding sequence ATGATACTCACGCTTGCCCAGCTCCAACGCATCATGCCCGCTTCCACGCGGGCATCGTTTTTTTTGGAGCCCCTCAACGCAGCCATGCAGGAATTCGGGATCGATACGCGCCTGCGCATGGCGGCCTTCCTGTCACAGGTCGGCCACGAGTCGGGCCAGTTCCACTTCATGGAGGAGCTGGCCAGCGGCGCCGCCTATGACAACCGGGCAGATCTGGGAAACACCAATCCGGAGGCGATCCGGATCGCGGCTGCTCACGGCTCGACGCCGGGCCGCTTCTGGAAAGGGCACGGCCCGATCCAGATCACCGGCTACCACAACCACCTGGCCGCGATGCTGGCGCTGCACGTGGATTGCGTGGAGCAGCCCCGGCTGCTGTGCGAGCCGGTCCACGGGTGTCGCGCTGCCGGCTGGTTCTGGTCGGTCAATGGCTTGGCCAAGTGGGCGGATGCCGGCGACATCGATGGCGTGAGTGACCTGGTCAACCGGGGCAAGAAAACGGTGGCCATCGGTGACGCCAACGGCTTTGCCGAGCGTAAGGCCATCTATGAGCGTGCGCTGGAGGTGATCCCATGA
- a CDS encoding YmfQ family protein yields the protein MAMTAEHYQAQLLELLPSGPVWPRDLDTGLAKLLLAKADELARVDARADQLLEEADPRTTSELLSDWERVAGLPDECMDLAPTPDERRQRLHQKLAWQGGQSVAFFINLLEVLGYPGCTIAEFRPFRANSMCSASLNQGGWRYAWRINVPGSVTIRTMNATSPCSAPIRRWGDSSLACILARYRPAHTVLYISYGAAA from the coding sequence ATGGCCATGACCGCTGAACATTACCAGGCGCAACTACTGGAGCTGCTGCCGTCTGGTCCTGTATGGCCTAGAGATCTGGATACCGGCCTGGCCAAGCTGCTTTTGGCCAAGGCGGATGAACTGGCCAGGGTGGACGCTCGGGCCGACCAGCTGCTCGAGGAGGCAGACCCTCGGACCACGTCGGAGCTCCTGTCGGACTGGGAGCGCGTGGCAGGTCTGCCCGATGAGTGTATGGATTTGGCACCCACGCCCGACGAGCGGCGCCAGCGCTTGCACCAGAAGCTGGCATGGCAGGGCGGGCAGTCGGTCGCCTTCTTCATCAACTTGCTTGAGGTGCTCGGTTATCCGGGCTGCACCATCGCTGAGTTTCGTCCGTTCCGGGCGAACTCCATGTGCAGTGCTTCACTGAACCAAGGCGGGTGGCGGTATGCCTGGCGAATCAATGTGCCGGGCAGCGTGACCATCCGCACCATGAACGCGACTAGTCCATGTAGCGCGCCGATTCGCCGGTGGGGAGATTCCTCGCTGGCCTGCATTCTGGCTCGCTACCGGCCGGCGCATACCGTTTTGTACATTTCCTATGGAGCTGCAGCATGA
- a CDS encoding restriction endonuclease produces the protein MPEPTTGAVIGAGSGAFAVGTITITGSFLGLQYEMLLAGLAGGLAMLSSLPPVSRPRAVMILITSALMGGYVGPMLHAWAIQSDAFAWSGKYSEATRLCSGFLIGASSQTIIPLALGWMRTKFGGGNINQEPSK, from the coding sequence ATGCCAGAACCAACAACAGGGGCAGTGATCGGCGCCGGCTCGGGGGCGTTTGCCGTCGGCACCATCACCATTACAGGGTCATTCCTGGGACTGCAGTACGAGATGCTGCTGGCAGGGCTGGCCGGTGGCCTGGCCATGCTCTCCAGCCTGCCTCCAGTATCCCGCCCTCGGGCGGTCATGATCCTGATCACCAGCGCGCTCATGGGAGGCTACGTCGGCCCCATGCTGCACGCCTGGGCGATCCAGTCGGATGCGTTCGCCTGGTCCGGGAAGTACTCCGAAGCCACGCGCCTCTGCAGCGGCTTCCTGATCGGGGCCAGTTCGCAGACGATCATTCCGCTGGCACTGGGGTGGATGCGTACCAAATTCGGAGGGGGCAACATCAACCAGGAGCCATCCAAATGA
- a CDS encoding phage GP46 family protein, with product MDIEIFWDAANHRGDIAVLNGDLATDHDIKTAILISLFSDRRAEDDDPLPDASASKRGWWGDALGGAGEGRRIGSRLWLLAREKQLAEVVAKAREYGQEALLWLVQDGVVDSVQVDAQIVRQGWLGLAVTVTRPKKAPAKYRFDFAWSNINQGRM from the coding sequence ATGGACATTGAGATCTTTTGGGACGCCGCCAATCATCGCGGCGACATCGCTGTGCTCAATGGCGACCTGGCCACGGATCACGACATCAAGACGGCAATCCTGATCTCACTCTTCAGCGACCGGCGTGCGGAGGATGACGACCCACTACCTGACGCCAGCGCGTCGAAGCGCGGCTGGTGGGGTGACGCCCTCGGCGGTGCCGGAGAAGGGCGGCGCATTGGCTCTCGCCTTTGGCTGTTGGCGCGGGAAAAGCAGCTGGCAGAGGTGGTGGCGAAGGCAAGGGAATACGGGCAGGAGGCACTGCTCTGGCTCGTCCAGGACGGTGTTGTGGATTCCGTCCAGGTCGACGCGCAGATCGTTCGCCAGGGTTGGCTTGGGCTCGCAGTCACGGTCACTCGGCCGAAGAAGGCGCCGGCCAAGTATCGCTTCGACTTCGCCTGGTCGAATATCAATCAAGGGAGGATGTAA
- a CDS encoding baseplate J/gp47 family protein, producing MPFDRPTLRELVTRAFADINGRLTGAEARLSVATLNVLAVVQSGAVDGLHGHLDWLADQLMIDRCDEDHLARYASIWKVPRKDAAPSAGFASVNAFAALTVPAGTLIQRQDGVQYKTSAATNLAVGAGSLPLVAVVAGTAGNTAAGVGLKLVTPIDGLDSSMTVGPAGITDGTEQETVDAWRARLLERIQQPPNGGTKSDYEAWALEVQGVTRAWVYPGEMGAGTVTVRFMRDNDVVPIPDAAAVAAVKAYLDAKRPVTAELYVAAPTGAPINFQFTQLSPNTPATREAIRAELADLLRREAIPGGTVKLSHMRAAISSAAGEDDYALATPAADVINPVGSIATLGVITWP from the coding sequence ATGCCATTTGACAGGCCAACTTTGCGGGAGCTGGTAACGCGAGCGTTTGCCGATATCAACGGCCGGCTCACCGGTGCCGAGGCCCGGCTTTCGGTGGCCACGCTCAACGTGCTGGCCGTGGTGCAATCCGGTGCGGTCGACGGGCTGCATGGCCATCTGGACTGGCTCGCGGACCAGCTGATGATCGACCGCTGTGATGAAGATCACCTGGCGCGATACGCCAGCATCTGGAAGGTGCCGAGGAAGGATGCGGCACCGTCCGCCGGCTTCGCCTCGGTGAACGCCTTTGCGGCCTTGACTGTGCCTGCTGGGACGCTGATTCAGCGTCAGGATGGGGTGCAGTACAAGACCTCTGCTGCGACCAATCTGGCCGTGGGCGCCGGGTCACTTCCGCTCGTTGCCGTGGTGGCTGGGACGGCAGGGAATACGGCGGCAGGCGTGGGACTCAAACTCGTCACGCCCATCGATGGCCTGGATAGCAGCATGACCGTGGGCCCTGCCGGCATCACCGATGGCACCGAGCAGGAAACGGTCGATGCCTGGCGTGCTCGCTTGCTGGAGCGCATCCAGCAGCCGCCGAACGGCGGTACCAAATCCGACTATGAAGCCTGGGCGCTGGAGGTGCAGGGCGTGACGCGGGCGTGGGTATATCCGGGCGAGATGGGGGCCGGTACCGTGACGGTACGCTTCATGCGCGATAACGATGTGGTACCGATTCCTGACGCTGCGGCCGTGGCAGCGGTGAAGGCGTATCTGGATGCGAAGAGGCCGGTCACGGCGGAGCTGTATGTGGCCGCGCCGACAGGGGCGCCGATCAATTTCCAGTTCACGCAATTGAGCCCGAACACCCCTGCTACGCGCGAGGCGATCCGGGCGGAGCTGGCCGATCTGTTGAGGCGGGAGGCGATCCCCGGCGGCACCGTCAAGCTCTCGCATATGCGGGCAGCCATCAGCTCAGCTGCAGGCGAGGATGACTACGCACTGGCAACGCCGGCGGCGGATGTGATCAACCCTGTAGGAAGCATCGCCACGTTGGGGGTGATCACATGGCCATGA